In Piliocolobus tephrosceles isolate RC106 chromosome 5, ASM277652v3, whole genome shotgun sequence, a single genomic region encodes these proteins:
- the TAGAP gene encoding T-cell activation Rho GTPase-activating protein: protein MKLRSSHNASKTLNTSNMETLIECQSEGDIKEHPLLASCESEDSICQLIEVKKRKKVLSWPFLMRRLSPASDFSGALETDLKASLFDQPLSIICGGSDTLPRPIQDILTILCLKGPSTEGIFRRAANEKARKELKEELNSGDVVDLESLPVHLLAVVFKDFLRSIPRKLLSSDLFEEWMGALEMQDEEDRIEALKQVADKLPRPNLLLLKHLVYVLHLISKNSEVNRMDSSNLAICIGPNMLTLENDQCLSFEAQKDLNNKVKTLVEFLIDNCFEIFGENIPVHSSITSVDSLEHTDSSDVSTLQNDSAYDSNDPDVESNSSSGISSPSRQPQVPTATAAGFDSGGPQNAQEVSPGPIVSTVARLKSSLAQPDRRYSEPSMPSCQECLESRVTKQTLTKSEGDFPVPRVGSRLEREEAEDPFPEEVFPAVQGKTKRPVDLKIKNLTPGSVLPRVLVPKAFSSSSLDASSDSSPVASPSSPKRNFFSRHQSFTTKTEKGKPSREIKKHSMSFSFAPHKKVLTRNLSTGSGKSQDFTRDHVPRGVRKESQLAGRIVQENGSETHNQTTRGFCLRPHALSVDDVFQGADWERPGSPPSYEEAMQGPAARLAAYGSQTVGSMTVRSMRARMLEVDSLLPPLPAAHHAGDSRHRDSKEPLPGHELSPLPERWKQSRTIHPSWDSLGHVSGPGRPELLPLRTVSQSAQRNKRDCLMRRCSQPVFEADQFQYAKESYI, encoded by the exons ATGAAGCTGAGAAGCAGCCACAATGCT tcaAAAACACTAAATACCAGTAATATGGAGACACTAATCGAATGTCAATCAGAG ggaGATATCAAGGAACATCCCCTGTTGGCATCATGTGAGAGTGAAGACAGTATTTGCCAGCTCATTG AAgttaagaagaggaagaaggtgcTGTCCTGGCCCTTTCTCATGAGAAGGCTCTCCCCTGCATCAGATTTTTCTGGGGCTTTGGAGACAGACTTGAAAGCATCACTATTTGATCAGCCCTTGTCAATTATCTGTGGTGGCAGCGACACACTCCCCAGACCCATCCAG GACATTCTCACTATTCTATGCCTTAAAGGCCCTTCAAcggaagggatattcaggagagcaGCCAACGAGAAAGCCCGCAAGGAGCTGAAGGAGGAGCTCAACTCTGGGGATGTGGTGGATCTGGAAAGCCTCCCCGTGCACCTCCTTGCTGTGGTCTTTAAG GACTTCCTCAGAAGTATCCCCCGGAAGCTACTTTCAAGTGACCTCTTTGAGGAGTGGATGGGCGCTCTGGAGATGCAGGACGAGGAGGACAGAATCGAGGCCCTGAAACA GGTTGCAGATAAGCTCCCCCGGCCCAACCTCCTGCTGCTCAAGCACTTGGTCTATGTGCTGCACCTCATCAGCAAGAACTCTGAGGTCAACAGGATGGACTCCAGCAACCTGGCTATCTGCATTGGACCCAACATGCTCACCCTGGAGAACGACCAGTGTCTGTCATTTGAAGCCCAGAAGGACCTGAACAACAAG GTGAAGACACTGGTGGAATTCCTCATTGATAACTGCTTTGAAATATTTGGGGAGAACATTCCAGTGCATTCCAGTATCACTTCTGTTGACTCCCTGGAGCACACTGACAGTTCAG ATGTGTCGACCCTGCAGAATGACTCAGCCTACGACAGCAACGATCCTGATGTGGAATCCAACAGCAGCAGTGGCATCAGCTCTCCCAGCAGGCAGCCCCAGGTGCCCACGGCCACAGCTGCTGGCTTTGATAGTGGGGGCCCACAGAATGCCCAAGAGGTCAGCCCAGGGCCCATCGTGAGCACCGTGGCCAGGCTGAAAAGCTCCCTCGCACAGCCCGATAGGAGGTACTCAGAGCCCAGCATGCCGTCCTGCCAGGAGTGCCTTGAGAGCCGGGTGACAAAGCAAACACTAACAAAGAGTGAAGGGGACTTCCCCGTGCCCCGGGTAGGCTCTCGTTTGGAAAGGGAGGAGGCTGAAGACCCATTTCCAGAGGAGGTCTTCCCTGCAGTGCAAGGCAAAACCAAGAGGCCGGTGGACCTGAAGATCAAGAACTTGACCCCGGGTTCGGTGCTCCCAAGGGTACTGGTTCCCAAAGCCTTCTCCAGCAGCTCGCTGGACGCGTCCTCTGACAGCTCGCCTGTGGCTTCTCCTTCCAGTCccaaaagaaatttcttcagcaGACATCAGTCTTTCaccacaaagacagaaaaaggcaAGCCCAgcagagaaattaaaaagcacTCCATGTCTTTCTCCTTTGCCCCTCACAAAAAAGTGCTGACCAGAAACCTCAGCACAGGGTCTGGGAAATCGCAAGACTTTACCAGGGACCACGTCCCAAGGGGTGTTAGAAAGGAAAGCCAGCTTGCCGGCCGAATCGTGCAGGAAAATGGGTCTGAAACCCACAATCAAACAACCCGCGGCTTCTGCCTGAGACCCCACGCCCTCTCGGTGGATGATGTGTTCCAGGGAGCTGACTGGGAGAGGCCTGGAAGCCCACCCTCTTATGAAGAGGCCATGCAGGGCCCGGCAGCCCGACTCGCGGCCTATGGGAGCCAGACCGTGGGGAGCATGACTGTGCGGAGCATGAGGGCGAGGATGCTGGAGGTGGACTCCCTCCTACCCCCTCTTCCAGCAGCTCACCACGCAGGGGACTCAAGACACAGGGACAGCAAAGAGCCGCTCCCTGGCCATGAACTCTCTCCCCTGCCTGAGCGATGGAAACAGAGCAGAACTATCCATCCTTCTTGGGACTCTCTGGGGCACGTGTCTGGCCCAGGGAGACCTGAGCTCCTCCCGCTGAGGACCGTCTCCCAGTCCGCGCAGAGGAATAAGCGGGACTGTCTCATGCGACGATGTAGCCAGCCGGTCTTTGAGGCTGACCAGTTCCAATATGCCAAAGAATCGTATATTTAG